In a single window of the Flavivirga spongiicola genome:
- a CDS encoding AAA family ATPase, protein MDKTHNKKHTKRLKKALKKYEVDSSEKLKPPEIAWGMFDKTQTKFSILGTLSNFGLVTGKAKSRKSFFINIVTSVASSNDKLLSQYQSRLPKGKRGVLYFDTEQSRYHVQAALKRVCKQIGVPNPKNLKVYGLRSLNPEARLKLIEFAIYNNPKVGFVVIDGIKDLIKSINSEEEATEIASKLLKWTEECNIHIVCVLHQNKGDSNARGHLGSELSHKAETVLSVTRDSQNKDISIVEPVMCRNQEPDDFAFEIIDGLPVAIEDYEFRVKKKPIKGGLLSIPDFEKFQMLNEVYSKKDEYLLTDLSNTLQEVIKTRKPDMASGNNAMRGFIKYLKTKEWLIQEAPRAPYKLGVYKK, encoded by the coding sequence ATGGATAAGACCCATAACAAAAAGCATACTAAAAGACTTAAAAAAGCTCTTAAAAAATATGAGGTTGATTCTTCAGAAAAATTAAAACCACCTGAAATTGCCTGGGGAATGTTTGATAAAACTCAAACTAAATTTAGTATTTTAGGTACTCTAAGTAATTTCGGATTGGTAACTGGAAAAGCAAAAAGCAGAAAGTCTTTTTTTATAAATATTGTAACGTCAGTTGCATCCTCGAATGACAAGCTTTTAAGTCAATACCAAAGCCGATTACCTAAAGGGAAACGCGGCGTCCTATACTTTGATACCGAGCAATCAAGATACCATGTCCAAGCAGCTTTAAAACGTGTATGTAAACAAATAGGCGTGCCTAATCCGAAGAACTTAAAGGTGTATGGTTTAAGGAGTTTAAATCCAGAAGCAAGACTTAAGTTAATCGAGTTTGCTATCTATAATAACCCTAAGGTTGGTTTTGTTGTGATTGATGGAATAAAAGACCTAATAAAGTCAATTAATAGTGAAGAGGAAGCCACTGAAATTGCAAGTAAATTGTTGAAGTGGACAGAAGAGTGTAATATTCATATCGTTTGTGTACTTCATCAAAATAAAGGAGATAGTAATGCTAGAGGACATCTTGGAAGTGAGTTATCACATAAAGCAGAAACTGTTCTATCGGTCACAAGGGATTCACAGAATAAAGATATTTCGATTGTAGAACCAGTAATGTGTAGAAATCAAGAACCTGATGATTTTGCGTTTGAGATTATTGATGGTCTGCCTGTAGCTATTGAAGATTATGAATTTAGGGTTAAGAAAAAACCTATAAAGGGCGGGTTGTTAAGTATTCCTGATTTTGAAAAGTTTCAAATGCTTAATGAAGTTTACTCTAAAAAAGACGAATATCTTCTGACAGACTTAAGTAATACTTTACAGGAAGTTATTAAAACTAGAAAGCCAGATATGGCTTCTGGGAATAATGCTATGAGAGGGTTTATTAAATATCTAAAAACCAAAGAGTGGCTTATTCAAGAAGCTCCTAGAGCGCCATATAAGTTAGGGGTTTATAAGAAATGA
- a CDS encoding tetratricopeptide repeat protein, whose product MGKRHIILILFLIPCIGLAQLNKSNLLGSWVKIKTEMKDSSYLIPVYPDYIKHFEMVFRDNDYDTDYYPAQKKDNSNSKYKLRGNRIVASKHFAYEVEKLNKDSLIIVEQMKGVEDDKLKRHYLIKKANINLTEKQKHISSNHLIANPYYTPQFSQNLERYLNRGLQKTHKSLSLKGTINILLKDKKVRTEITYRDKDDPFREGVIVNLLNETFNFWDVSGFENYDSIAINFVIIMEKTKTYRGLNIGLLTDSFTQLRGLYGLTYEQIRDGNKYFNLGLSSFQKDKFDEAIKYFTKSFEINHTKVDALYNRAACYVQKTEYLKACYDWARLAELGQKRGEKLLKENCVIEKTKN is encoded by the coding sequence ATGGGAAAAAGACATATAATTTTAATACTTTTTTTAATTCCCTGTATTGGGTTAGCTCAGCTTAATAAGTCTAATTTATTAGGCTCTTGGGTAAAAATAAAAACAGAAATGAAGGACAGCAGCTATTTAATTCCTGTCTACCCAGATTATATTAAACATTTCGAAATGGTTTTTAGAGATAATGATTATGATACAGATTATTATCCTGCTCAGAAAAAGGACAATTCAAATTCTAAATATAAGTTAAGAGGAAATAGGATTGTTGCATCAAAACATTTTGCTTACGAAGTAGAAAAGCTAAATAAAGATTCATTAATTATCGTTGAGCAAATGAAAGGTGTGGAGGATGATAAGTTGAAGAGACATTATTTGATAAAAAAGGCTAATATTAATTTAACTGAAAAGCAAAAGCATATTAGTTCAAACCATTTAATAGCAAACCCTTACTATACACCGCAATTTAGTCAGAATTTAGAGCGATACCTCAATAGAGGACTTCAAAAAACTCATAAGAGTCTTAGTCTAAAAGGGACAATAAATATACTGCTTAAGGATAAAAAAGTTAGAACCGAAATCACATATAGAGATAAAGACGATCCTTTTAGAGAGGGGGTTATTGTAAACCTTTTAAATGAAACATTTAATTTCTGGGATGTTAGTGGATTTGAAAACTATGATTCCATTGCTATTAATTTTGTAATTATCATGGAAAAGACTAAAACCTATAGAGGCCTAAACATTGGTTTACTAACAGATTCATTTACTCAGCTTCGTGGGCTTTATGGTTTAACTTATGAGCAAATAAGAGACGGAAACAAATACTTTAATCTAGGATTGTCAAGTTTTCAAAAAGATAAATTTGATGAAGCAATTAAATATTTCACAAAATCATTTGAAATAAACCACACTAAAGTTGATGCATTGTATAATCGTGCAGCTTGTTATGTTCAAAAAACGGAATATTTAAAGGCCTGTTATGACTGGGCTAGACTTGCAGAATTAGGACAAAAAAGAGGTGAGAAGTTGCTGAAAGAGAATTGTGTTATTGAAAAAACTAAGAACTAA
- a CDS encoding DUF4132 domain-containing protein: MNDFFKRMFGHLAKETQKETSVNKEVQLFLNDFINEAIDAKEGYTIKLSTLEHYKTLKTKSVGFKKDVIRLLIYYKNIGYRGINNSWAKESYYVKDVFSKLVSLLMRLSDLTFDEDELLQLSKELSAKKKDYFYTSEWPIVPFLSRVEKLAKNTTLTPKLKQSLNHIQKLVSNQRYVYADETKVLNKIKLIKEGPKQFSVSDSDKLGGAILNTAKAFKGEKQEAFISLLNHFSKGREKSTPTKAWFKDCNSKIELIGEEFLVTSFISWIGLIIQQLKVIHKEKTYEFTFASDENVQLLRSAIWMSSLLNDNNLNQAVEDLGLWSFKKLSGYGAVSVKLGNACIYTFSKLPYKDGVSRLTKFRMKIKYPSVQSLITKAIVRVAEAEGKTMDEIEELAVQDYKLNNDYQLTKSFDSYKGIITIIDSSTITLLWENEKGKQIKTIPKYVRDNFPTELRVLKKQVKDIQSNLSAQKNRIEKIFLSKRRWTYSQWEELYLENKLLAFFGTKLIWNFTESNKTISAIFHKGKFVNTQGTTNIDFKKSIVELWHPVTATVKEVELWRTWLVKNKVKQPFKQAHREVYIVTDAEKTTNSYSNRYAAHIIRQHIFNALCRERGWRYQLQGQWDSHNIPTLYIPSWKYRIEFWTETEGVHDSANDMGIFNYLQTDQVRFYDEFNQVNMIDVPAIVFSECMRDVDLFVGVTSIGADPNWRDGGEERFHGYWSSFSFGELATSGIERKSLLENLIPKLQIKDQCSFEGNFLIVKGKLRIYKIHMGSGNILMKPNDQYLCIVADRKKEANVFLPFEGDSTLATILSKAFMLANDDKIKDKTITSQIDRH, translated from the coding sequence ATGAATGATTTTTTTAAAAGAATGTTTGGGCATTTAGCAAAAGAAACCCAAAAAGAAACATCAGTAAATAAAGAAGTACAATTATTTTTAAATGATTTTATCAATGAAGCTATAGATGCTAAAGAAGGCTATACAATAAAATTAAGCACCCTTGAGCATTATAAAACGCTTAAAACAAAATCCGTTGGTTTTAAAAAGGATGTGATTCGTCTTTTAATTTATTACAAAAATATTGGATATAGGGGAATCAATAATTCGTGGGCTAAAGAATCATATTATGTAAAAGATGTATTTTCAAAATTAGTAAGCTTATTGATGCGTTTGTCAGACTTGACCTTTGATGAAGATGAATTGTTGCAGTTAAGCAAGGAGTTGTCAGCTAAAAAGAAAGATTATTTTTATACATCCGAATGGCCAATCGTTCCTTTTTTAAGCAGAGTTGAGAAACTGGCAAAAAACACTACACTCACACCAAAGTTAAAACAAAGCCTTAATCATATTCAAAAGTTAGTTTCCAATCAAAGATATGTTTATGCTGACGAGACTAAAGTTTTAAATAAAATTAAGCTTATTAAAGAAGGTCCAAAACAATTTTCTGTTAGTGACAGTGATAAGTTAGGCGGAGCTATTTTAAATACCGCAAAGGCATTTAAAGGAGAAAAGCAAGAAGCATTTATTTCATTATTGAACCATTTTTCAAAAGGAAGAGAAAAAAGCACGCCAACAAAGGCTTGGTTTAAAGACTGCAATAGTAAAATAGAATTAATAGGTGAAGAATTTTTGGTAACCAGTTTTATATCATGGATTGGTTTGATAATACAACAGTTGAAGGTTATTCATAAAGAGAAAACTTATGAATTTACATTTGCTTCAGATGAAAATGTTCAATTGTTACGGTCTGCCATTTGGATGAGTTCTTTATTGAATGATAATAACTTAAATCAAGCTGTAGAAGACTTAGGCTTGTGGAGTTTTAAAAAATTGTCAGGTTATGGTGCCGTTAGTGTTAAATTAGGTAATGCATGTATTTATACGTTCTCTAAATTGCCATATAAGGATGGGGTCTCAAGATTAACAAAGTTTAGAATGAAGATTAAGTACCCTTCTGTACAATCATTAATTACTAAGGCAATTGTTAGAGTTGCAGAGGCAGAAGGTAAGACAATGGACGAAATAGAGGAACTTGCTGTTCAAGATTATAAATTAAATAATGATTATCAACTAACAAAGAGTTTTGATTCTTATAAAGGGATAATAACAATTATAGACAGTAGTACTATAACCTTATTATGGGAGAATGAAAAAGGAAAACAAATAAAAACAATTCCTAAATATGTAAGGGACAATTTTCCAACAGAATTACGCGTGTTAAAAAAACAAGTAAAGGATATACAATCTAATCTCAGCGCACAAAAAAATAGGATAGAAAAAATATTTCTGAGTAAACGACGATGGACTTATTCACAATGGGAAGAGTTATACTTAGAAAATAAATTATTAGCTTTTTTTGGAACTAAACTTATCTGGAACTTTACTGAAAGTAATAAAACGATAAGTGCCATTTTTCATAAAGGAAAGTTTGTCAATACTCAAGGAACTACAAATATTGATTTTAAGAAATCCATAGTAGAATTATGGCATCCTGTTACCGCTACCGTAAAGGAAGTTGAATTATGGAGAACATGGTTAGTTAAAAACAAGGTAAAGCAGCCATTTAAGCAAGCTCACCGAGAAGTATATATAGTTACCGATGCTGAAAAGACAACAAATTCTTATTCCAATAGGTATGCAGCGCATATAATTAGGCAACATATTTTTAATGCTTTATGTAGAGAAAGAGGCTGGCGTTATCAACTTCAAGGGCAATGGGATTCGCATAATATTCCAACCTTATACATCCCTTCGTGGAAGTACAGAATAGAGTTTTGGACAGAAACAGAAGGTGTACATGATTCAGCAAATGATATGGGAATATTTAATTATTTACAAACTGATCAAGTTCGGTTTTATGATGAGTTTAATCAAGTTAATATGATTGATGTTCCCGCGATAGTTTTTTCTGAATGTATGAGAGACGTCGATTTGTTTGTTGGAGTTACTAGTATTGGTGCTGATCCTAATTGGCGAGACGGTGGAGAAGAAAGGTTTCATGGTTATTGGTCAAGTTTTTCTTTTGGAGAATTGGCTACAAGTGGTATCGAAAGAAAGTCATTGCTTGAAAATTTAATTCCAAAACTTCAAATAAAAGATCAATGTAGCTTCGAAGGAAATTTTCTTATTGTAAAAGGTAAATTAAGAATTTACAAAATTCATATGGGCAGCGGTAATATTTTGATGAAGCCCAATGATCAGTATTTATGTATTGTAGCAGATAGAAAAAAAGAGGCAAATGTATTTCTGCCATTTGAAGGAGATTCAACATTGGCAACAATATTAAGTAAAGCTTTTATGTTGGCAAATGATGATAAGATTAAGGATAAGACAATAACGAGTCAAATTGATAGGCATTAA
- a CDS encoding DUF695 domain-containing protein has product MKKIIVLFLGMFLSCNLAISQTQTENWESYIAYYEGGKPGSTTVRMDLINSAPLSGYNYVLVTGITYESEREDGFPKGDQTFKLLHKIGDELEAILNRNGENILVGSFMHNFERLEYFYLKSDEGIKKKIEQFYKTSYPNKKYYLNIKEDKNWEYYTQFLYPNEETINYMEDQKVLEALKNAGDNLTKARRIDHWAYFSDNASLELFKKEVIEQGFKIESSGKIEDENMPYRLRFHRVDNVDIDSIYPVTSSLRKMSMKYKGDYDGWETSVETD; this is encoded by the coding sequence ATGAAGAAAATAATAGTTCTTTTTTTGGGAATGTTTTTGAGTTGTAACCTAGCCATTTCTCAAACCCAAACTGAGAATTGGGAATCTTATATTGCATATTATGAAGGTGGAAAGCCTGGTTCTACAACAGTAAGAATGGATTTAATTAACTCAGCTCCCCTATCAGGATACAATTACGTTTTAGTTACTGGAATAACTTATGAAAGTGAAAGAGAAGATGGTTTCCCTAAGGGAGATCAAACATTTAAGTTATTACATAAAATAGGGGATGAATTGGAAGCTATACTTAATAGAAATGGTGAAAACATTTTAGTTGGCTCTTTTATGCACAATTTTGAAAGATTAGAATATTTCTACCTAAAATCGGATGAGGGAATAAAAAAGAAGATTGAACAATTTTATAAAACCAGCTACCCAAATAAAAAGTACTATTTAAATATTAAAGAAGACAAAAATTGGGAATATTATACTCAGTTTCTTTACCCTAATGAAGAAACTATTAATTATATGGAAGACCAAAAGGTTTTAGAAGCTTTAAAAAATGCTGGAGACAATTTAACTAAAGCAAGAAGAATAGACCATTGGGCTTATTTTTCAGACAATGCTAGTTTGGAATTATTTAAAAAGGAGGTAATAGAACAAGGTTTTAAGATTGAATCTTCAGGTAAGATTGAAGATGAAAATATGCCTTACAGATTGCGTTTTCATAGAGTTGATAATGTAGATATTGATTCTATTTACCCTGTTACATCATCATTGCGTAAAATGTCAATGAAATATAAAGGAGATTATGATGGTTGGGAAACCTCAGTTGAAACTGATTGA
- a CDS encoding MORN repeat-containing protein — protein sequence MKYLLICAFSLFTSYNTVNKIAQDCKVKLEAINKKYEGDCKKGYAHGFGKAWGASDYYEGKFHKGLPHGEGSYTWENGNTYVGNFSKGLMDGKGVLTLKGLSGKETIKKGFFKKGKYLGVYERPYKVISQTGIRTIKFRENSIKQNEVRITVYKDGQIITPSFTITDLNNTPVENRNGTVLTNVVFPLKRVDLSFNVDTFTYKAIFEIYKESNWEVTLSL from the coding sequence ATGAAATACCTTTTAATATGCGCCTTTTCTTTATTTACGTCATACAACACTGTAAATAAGATCGCCCAAGACTGTAAAGTAAAATTAGAAGCCATCAATAAAAAATATGAAGGTGATTGTAAAAAAGGCTATGCTCATGGCTTTGGTAAAGCATGGGGAGCATCTGATTATTATGAAGGAAAATTTCATAAAGGACTTCCTCATGGCGAAGGTTCTTATACTTGGGAGAATGGTAATACGTATGTAGGTAACTTTTCTAAAGGACTCATGGATGGTAAAGGTGTATTAACCCTAAAAGGTCTTTCTGGCAAAGAGACTATTAAAAAAGGATTCTTTAAAAAAGGTAAGTATTTAGGTGTTTATGAAAGACCTTATAAGGTCATTTCACAAACAGGTATTAGAACCATTAAATTTAGAGAAAATAGTATCAAACAAAATGAAGTAAGGATAACTGTTTATAAGGATGGACAAATAATAACACCTAGTTTTACTATAACTGACTTAAATAACACCCCTGTAGAAAACAGAAATGGAACCGTATTAACAAACGTGGTGTTTCCTTTAAAAAGAGTTGATCTGTCTTTTAATGTAGATACCTTTACATATAAAGCCATTTTTGAAATCTATAAAGAAAGTAACTGGGAAGTCACCTTGTCTTTATAA
- a CDS encoding tyrosine-type recombinase/integrase: MATVNFLYRSTRDNEPLNVRLLFRYEDIDYSKGAKTKLHIYTHDELSEDDKLNAKFYWKKLHSKKNVKDIDLENKQTKINAELNKIKNYILKKFNEENISEVINDKDWLKKTLEFYYNPIVEKIELPNELLNYFDYYLDEKKNSLANQTLKNYNVVKKLLIRYENSVGYKIKILDIDLSFKNQFEKYCLEQGYANNTISRAIHSVKTICLHARYNGLETSYQLEKVKLKEVKVENIYLSFDDLEKIEKADLNAEYLINARDWLIISCYLGQRISDLLRFNSNDIREEKGKPLIEFTQKKTGKIMTVPLHPKVIEVLKKKNGEFPRTISEQKYNSYIKTVCQEAKLKEKVKGSKKVETFEGSKKYRKLTGIYEKWELVSSHIGRRSFATNFYGKIPTSYLIYVTGHSTEKMFLSYIGKSNKDLAMEITNYF, from the coding sequence ATGGCAACTGTTAATTTTTTATATCGTTCTACTAGAGACAATGAACCTTTAAATGTGAGGTTGTTGTTTAGGTATGAGGATATCGATTATTCCAAAGGGGCAAAAACAAAACTACATATTTACACTCATGACGAATTAAGTGAGGATGATAAGCTAAATGCAAAGTTTTATTGGAAGAAGTTACACTCAAAGAAGAATGTCAAGGATATTGATTTGGAGAATAAACAAACTAAAATAAATGCAGAGCTTAATAAAATCAAGAATTATATTTTAAAGAAGTTTAATGAGGAAAACATAAGCGAGGTAATAAATGATAAAGATTGGCTAAAAAAGACCTTAGAATTCTATTATAACCCTATTGTAGAGAAGATTGAATTGCCAAATGAATTATTAAATTATTTTGATTACTACTTAGACGAAAAAAAGAATAGCCTTGCCAATCAGACTTTAAAAAATTATAATGTAGTTAAGAAACTATTAATTAGATACGAAAACAGTGTTGGGTACAAAATAAAAATATTAGATATTGATTTAAGCTTTAAAAACCAATTTGAGAAGTATTGTTTAGAGCAGGGGTATGCCAATAATACCATATCTAGAGCTATTCATTCCGTAAAAACTATATGTTTGCATGCAAGGTATAACGGTCTAGAAACAAGCTATCAGCTTGAAAAGGTAAAACTCAAGGAGGTTAAAGTAGAAAATATATATCTATCATTTGATGACTTAGAGAAAATTGAAAAAGCCGATTTGAATGCAGAGTATCTAATAAATGCAAGAGATTGGTTAATTATTAGTTGTTATTTAGGACAAAGAATTTCAGATTTACTTCGGTTTAATTCAAATGATATAAGAGAAGAAAAGGGTAAGCCTTTAATTGAATTTACTCAAAAGAAAACAGGTAAAATAATGACCGTCCCTTTGCATCCTAAAGTAATAGAAGTATTAAAGAAGAAAAACGGAGAGTTCCCTAGAACTATCTCTGAGCAGAAATATAACAGTTATATTAAAACTGTTTGTCAAGAAGCCAAACTAAAAGAAAAGGTTAAGGGAAGTAAAAAAGTTGAAACTTTCGAAGGAAGTAAAAAATACAGAAAGCTAACTGGTATTTATGAAAAGTGGGAGCTTGTAAGCTCTCATATAGGACGACGTTCATTTGCAACTAATTTTTATGGTAAAATACCTACTTCATATTTAATTTATGTTACAGGACATTCAACAGAGAAAATGTTTTTGAGTTATATTGGGAAAAGTAATAAAGATTTAGCGATGGAGATAACAAATTACTTCTAG
- a CDS encoding peroxiredoxin family protein gives MKQISKTLFSSLFVLIFILSCQTEKKHIEIEIDYSKVLDLDGKYLYLSINKAIEFPKIDSVLIEKGKKIHFSMDKKNNESLYNLTLEKERVPSTTFFAGTDDIQITLIKNSDDDRITASVNSLGIEQIAYNSYLEGLKPLEDQEKKLSKEWRILVKEKKHLIPELRRVPDSMSSLVRKQTRAYYKDYIANNNGVSLYLLNTTLRFAYNAKDLDSILNSYSKTYHNDFLFTSLREKVNIMRNVEIGAIAPDFTMPDVDGNSVSLSSFRGKYVLLDFWASWCGPCRAENPHVVEAYNAYKDKGFEVLGVSYDFPGKRDKWLKAIEDDKLPWTQVSNLLGWKDPTSKLYNISGIPSPFLIDPEGRIIAKNNEIRGEKLMEKLSEIYDSKKSVN, from the coding sequence ATGAAACAAATAAGTAAAACTCTTTTTTCCTCTCTCTTTGTCCTAATCTTTATATTGAGCTGCCAGACAGAAAAAAAACATATTGAAATTGAAATTGATTATTCTAAAGTACTAGATCTAGATGGTAAATACTTATACTTATCTATTAATAAAGCTATTGAATTCCCAAAAATAGATTCTGTTTTAATAGAAAAGGGTAAGAAAATCCATTTTTCAATGGATAAAAAAAATAATGAATCTTTATATAACTTAACATTAGAAAAAGAGCGTGTTCCTAGCACTACTTTTTTTGCAGGTACAGATGATATTCAAATTACCCTAATAAAAAACAGCGATGATGACAGAATTACGGCTTCTGTAAACAGTCTGGGCATAGAGCAAATAGCCTATAATAGCTATTTAGAAGGTCTAAAACCTTTAGAAGATCAAGAAAAAAAATTGTCCAAAGAATGGCGTATTTTAGTTAAAGAAAAAAAACATTTAATTCCCGAATTAAGAAGAGTTCCAGACTCTATGTCTAGTCTTGTTCGAAAACAAACAAGAGCTTATTACAAAGATTATATCGCCAATAATAATGGGGTCTCTTTATATCTTTTAAATACGACATTAAGATTCGCTTATAACGCTAAAGATTTAGATAGTATATTAAATAGCTACTCTAAAACATACCATAATGATTTTTTATTTACAAGTTTAAGAGAAAAGGTCAATATTATGAGAAATGTTGAAATAGGTGCCATTGCTCCAGATTTCACGATGCCGGATGTTGATGGTAACTCTGTCTCTTTATCCTCCTTTAGGGGGAAATATGTACTACTAGATTTTTGGGCTTCTTGGTGTGGTCCTTGTAGAGCAGAAAACCCTCATGTGGTTGAAGCCTATAATGCTTATAAAGATAAAGGGTTTGAAGTATTAGGAGTCTCTTATGACTTTCCGGGAAAGCGAGATAAATGGCTAAAAGCTATTGAAGATGACAAATTACCTTGGACTCAAGTATCTAATCTATTAGGCTGGAAAGATCCTACAAGTAAATTATATAATATTAGTGGTATTCCTTCTCCTTTTCTAATTGATCCTGAAGGTCGGATTATTGCAAAAAATAATGAAATACGAGGCGAAAAACTAATGGAAAAACTATCAGAAATATATGATAGTAAAAAATCCGTTAATTAA
- a CDS encoding helix-turn-helix domain-containing protein — protein MDKIQFIGTTPHQLADLVDEKVKKSLEKLKKELLHENANDELLTREQAAELLHINLSTLWHWQRKGKIKCYGISGSRRYYKRSEIMDALKIIKKIMLWIRPITKSILKDLKKLLKNMRLILQKN, from the coding sequence ATGGATAAAATTCAATTTATTGGGACAACCCCACATCAATTAGCCGATTTAGTTGATGAAAAAGTAAAGAAATCACTAGAAAAATTAAAAAAAGAATTACTTCACGAAAATGCAAATGATGAATTGCTTACTCGCGAACAAGCGGCAGAGTTGTTGCATATAAACTTATCTACTTTATGGCACTGGCAGCGAAAAGGTAAGATAAAGTGTTATGGAATCTCAGGATCTAGGCGGTATTATAAGCGTTCTGAAATCATGGACGCATTAAAAATTATTAAAAAAATAATGTTATGGATAAGACCCATAACAAAAAGCATACTAAAAGACTTAAAAAAGCTCTTAAAAAATATGAGGTTGATTCTTCAGAAAAATTAA
- a CDS encoding RagB/SusD family nutrient uptake outer membrane protein, protein MKKIFNIYVFSILITFTSCDDYLDVEPIGLVVPENVEHFDLLLNGERNIVFTSDQDDLVISANDFVPGTFSFGNLDDPSNQTLQLFSWNSDLYTDSDPKQIWSLPYANIYTFNSVANSVENASLVPTYVEGDKVRIKAEAQTQRAFEYWMLVNSFAKQYDASTAASDLGVPLVTTADVSQTTPQRSTVQEIYDFILKDLEEAVVNLSSEPVNLARPSKGAAYAMLSRVKLYMGAYAEAITYADLALAENSFIADYTVGIDDLEDENYMRKMMGVGLGYRGGPLTSSLVNIFDATDARLTELTRDNFNGDGTTIITSIFTQRVTIWPTVPEVHLIKAECNVRLNNDSAAIDDLNTVRVKRIPAYTNLTDADFVSNAELLAFTLEEKRRETFRMNLRWFELKRLNLEPATATTLVHTLPDGVTSFTLTPGANNWVFPIPQQVLNFADLEQNPRD, encoded by the coding sequence ATGAAAAAAATATTTAATATATACGTATTCTCTATTCTAATAACTTTTACAAGTTGTGATGACTATTTAGATGTTGAGCCCATAGGTCTTGTTGTACCTGAAAATGTAGAACATTTTGATTTATTGTTAAACGGAGAGCGAAATATCGTATTTACATCAGATCAAGATGATTTAGTTATATCTGCAAATGATTTTGTTCCAGGCACTTTTAGCTTTGGTAATTTAGATGATCCAAGTAATCAAACTTTACAGTTGTTTTCGTGGAATTCAGATTTATATACAGATTCAGATCCTAAACAAATTTGGAGCCTACCATATGCTAATATTTACACATTTAATTCGGTCGCTAATAGTGTAGAAAACGCTTCTTTAGTCCCTACCTATGTTGAAGGAGACAAAGTTAGAATTAAAGCAGAGGCGCAAACACAGCGCGCTTTCGAGTATTGGATGTTGGTGAACTCTTTTGCTAAACAATATGATGCTAGTACAGCAGCTTCAGATCTGGGTGTTCCTTTAGTGACTACCGCAGATGTTTCTCAAACAACACCACAAAGGTCAACTGTGCAAGAAATCTATGATTTTATTTTAAAAGACCTTGAAGAGGCCGTAGTTAATTTATCTTCAGAACCAGTTAATTTAGCACGTCCTTCTAAAGGAGCCGCCTACGCCATGTTAAGTCGTGTTAAATTATATATGGGAGCCTATGCTGAAGCCATTACTTATGCTGATCTTGCCCTTGCTGAAAATAGTTTTATTGCAGATTATACAGTTGGTATTGATGACTTAGAAGATGAAAATTATATGCGGAAAATGATGGGAGTTGGTTTAGGCTACAGAGGTGGGCCTCTAACGTCTTCTCTTGTTAATATTTTTGATGCCACTGATGCCCGTTTAACTGAACTCACCAGAGATAATTTTAATGGCGATGGAACCACTATAATTACAAGTATTTTTACTCAAAGAGTAACTATATGGCCTACTGTACCAGAAGTTCATTTAATTAAAGCCGAATGCAATGTCCGTTTAAATAATGATTCTGCGGCTATTGACGATTTAAACACCGTAAGGGTCAAAAGAATTCCTGCATATACTAATTTAACCGATGCTGATTTTGTTTCTAATGCTGAATTGTTGGCCTTTACTTTAGAGGAAAAAAGAAGAGAGACCTTTAGAATGAATTTACGCTGGTTTGAACTTAAACGCCTTAATCTAGAACCTGCTACAGCAACAACGCTTGTTCATACCTTACCAGATGGCGTTACTAGCTTCACTTTAACGCCTGGAGCCAATAATTGGGTGTTTCCTATCCCTCAACAAGTCTTAAATTTTGCTGATTTAGAACAGAATCCAAGAGATTAA